TGGTCACCAAGTGTCCTGCGTGGACATTGCGGGGAATCTCCTGCACACCTTCAGCAGAGCCGTTGGAGCTGACTGGATACAGGATGACTGGAGCGTTGTCGTTCTGATCCAGAATGAACACGTGGACTGTGACGTTGCTGCTCAGTGACGGAGTTCCAGAATCTGTGGCAACAACTTGGAACTGGAACGTTTTCACAGCCTCAAAGTCAAAACTCTTCAGAGCTGAGATTTCTCCATTTTCTGGGTTAATATTTAGAAATGAAGTAAATTTTGGCTGATTGTTTTGCTCTCTAATGATATGATAGGTCAGAGCTGCGTTCTCATTtaagtctttgtcagaggcagAAACAGAAAATATTGAGTTTCCCACCATGTTATTTTCAAAGAGGTAAAGTCCAATGGGATTTTGTAAAAACTCTGGTTTATTATCATTAACATCAGACACTTCAATACTCAGAGTTCTAAGGTTGGACATAGGTGGGTCACCACCGTCTGTAGCTTTAATTGTAATATCATAGTGTGATACTGACTCTCTGTCTAAATGTTGTTTTAATACTATGGAGTACATGTTATCTTGAATTGACGGTTTTAAATCAAACGGTACATTATCTGAAATGGTGCATATCACTTTACCATTCAGACCAGAATCTTTGTCTGTTATACTAATTAAAGAAACTACAGTACCAATCTTTGAATTCTCTGGTATTGTGTTTGACAGAGACGTAACTTCAATTTCAggtttattatcatttatgtcTAATATCTTTATGATCACCCTACAGTCAGTGCTCATTGGAGGCTG
The genomic region above belongs to Gouania willdenowi chromosome 10, fGouWil2.1, whole genome shotgun sequence and contains:
- the LOC114470752 gene encoding protocadherin alpha-2-like — encoded protein: MSTDCRVIIKILDINDNKPEIEVTSLSNTIPENSKIGTVVSLISITDKDSGLNGKVICTISDNVPFDLKPSIQDNMYSIVLKQHLDRESVSHYDITIKATDGGDPPMSNLRTLSIEVSDVNDNKPEFLQNPIGLYLFENNMVGNSIFSVSASDKDLNENAALTYHIIREQNNQPKFTSFLNINPENGEISALKSFDFEAVKTFQFQVVATDSGTPSLSSNVTVHVFILDQNDNAPVILYPVSSNGSAEGVQEIPRNVHAGHLVTKVRAYDADIGYNGWLLFSLQEVSDHSLFGLDRYTGQIRTLRSFTETDEAEHKLLILVKDNGNVSLSATATVMVKVVEPKEAFAASDVQSAAKDDEDSDVTFYLMITLGAVSLLFVISIIVLIAMQCSKSTDYTSKYLQEPNYDGTLCHSIQYRSGDKRYMLVGPRMSIGSTIVPGSHANTLVLPDRRRTSEEYF